The DNA window GCGCGTTCTCCTGCCCGCCGCCGTGGATCACCGGCTCGAGCGGGAGGCGGCCGCGCACCATCGCCAGGCCGATCCCCTTGGGGGCGCCGACCTTGTGGCCGGAGAGGGTGAGGGCGTCGACGCCGAGGTCGCGCAGGTCGATCCAGCCGGCGGCCTGGACGGCGTCGGTGTGGATCAGCGCTCCCGCCTCGTGGGCGAGATCCGCGAGGGGACGGATGTCGGTGACCGTGCCGATCTCGTTGTTCGCCAGGGCGAGGCTGACCAGGGTGGTGTCCTCGCGGAGCACGCTTCGCAGCGCCTCGACGGTGACGCTCCCGTCGGCCGCGAGCGGGACCGGCGAGACCTCGAAGCCGTGGACTCGTTCGAGGAAGCCGATGCTCTCGAGCACGGCGTCGTGCTCGGTCGCGGCGGTGACCAGGTGCTTCCCGCGCGGGGCGGCGAGGGCGAGCCCCTTGATCGCGAGGTTCGCGGCCTCGGTGCCCCCGGCGGTGAACACGATGTCGCTGCGGCGCACGCCGAGCACCGCGGCGACGCGTCGGCGGGCGTCCGCGAGACCGGCGGCGGCCGCCTCCCCCACCGCGTGGTGGCTGGAGGGGTTGCCGAAGGTGCCGGTGAGGTACGGCCAGGCCGCCTCGAGGGCCTCGCGCCGCACCGGGGTGGTCGCGGCGGTGTCGAGATACAGCATCGGCGAGGCGCTCACCGCCCGGCGCTGACCGTCATGTCCAGCCCCAGGTCGAGGTGGCGGGCGCTGTGGGTGAGCGCTCCGGAGGAGATGACGTCCACGCCGGTCAGAGCGATGTCCCGCACGGTCTCGAGGGTGACGGTGCCGCTGGCCTCGACCACGGCCCGGCCACCCACCCGGCGCACCCCCTCGACGAGATCCGCGAGGGAGAAGTTGTCGAGCATGATCACGTCGACCCCGCCGGCGAGCACGGGCTCGATCTGGTCCGGACGGTCCACCTCGACCTCGAGCACGGTGGTGTGGCCGAGGCGGTCGCGCGCACGAAGGATCGCCTCGGTGAGGTCCAGGCCCTGCTGCTGGAGGACGGCGAGGTGGTTGTCCTTGGCCATCACCGCGTCGGAGAGCGAGAAGCGGTGGTTGACCCCGCCGCCGCAGCGCACGGCGTGGCGCTCGAGGGCGCGCAGGCCCGGGGTGGTCTTGCGGGTGTCGGTGATGCGGGCACCGGTGCCGTCCACGGCGTCGACCATGCGCCGGGTGGCGGTGGCGATCCCGGACATCCGCTGGACGAGGTTCAGGGCGATCCGCTCGGCGCGGAGCACGGCCCGGGCGGGGCCGGTGACCTCGGCCAGCACGTCCCCGGCCGCGAAGCGGTCGCCGTCGGCCGCGCAGGGGGTGAGGGTCGTGGCGGGGTCCGCGAGGCGGAAGGCCGCGGCGACCACGTCGATCCCGGCGAGCACGCCGTCCTCCCGGGCGGTGAGCTGCGCGGCGGCGATCGCGTCCGCGGGCAGGAACACCTCGCCGGTGAGGTCGCCCCAGGGGGCGTCCTCGAGCAGGGCGGCGGCGACGACGGCGTCGATCTGGGCGGTGGTCAGCATGCGGGGGCCTCCGGGGTGAGCACGAGGGAGCGGTCGGGATGGTCTGCGGCGGGGCGGGCGGTGACGGGATGGTCTGCGGCGGGGTCGTCGAGCCGGTGGTGGGCGCCGACGGAGCCGGGTCGCGCCAGGGCGTGGGCGGTGAGGAGCCGGGCGAGATCCAGGAGGCTGCGGTCCTCGAGCTCCTCGGGCGTGGTGAGGCGGTCAGGGTCCGGGCTGTGCCACTCGGCCAGGCGTGCGGCGGCCTCGGCGAGCCCGTCGCCGCTGCGCAGCGGTCCGACGAGCTCCCACATCAGCTCCTGCAGCGCGGCGCGGGTCCAGTCCCGACCGGTCGCGGCCGGCGGGCCGACGGTCGAAGCGGCCGACGGGGACGCGGTCATCGGCGCGGGCGCGATCGCGACTACGGGTACCTCGGCGGCCCCGGCCGCCGCCGCAGCACCGGTGCGCTCCCCGAGCACTGCTCCTTCGAGCAGCGAGTTCGAGGCGAGGCGGTTCGCGCCGTGCACGCCGCTGCGGGCGCACTCCCCCGCCGCGAACAGGCCGGGCAGGGTGGTGCGGCCCTCGAGGTCGGTGCGGATCCCGCCCATCCAGTAGTGGGCGGCGGGGGTGACGGGGACCGGCTCGCGGCTCCAGTCGATCCCGGCCCGACGCACGGCCGCGTCGATCGTGGGGAAGCGTGTGCGCAGGCGGTCGGCCCCGATCCCGGTGGCGTCCAGCAGCACCGGTCGGCCGTGCTGGGCGGCCATGACCTGCGCGATCGCGCGGGCGACCACGTCGCGGGGAGCGAGCTCCGCGCGAGGGTCGATCGCCGGCAGGAAGCGGTGGCCGTGCTCGTCGCGCAGCAGCGCCCCCTCTCCGCGCACGGCCTCGGAGACCAGGAAGGAGGACAGCGGTCCGGGCACGGCGAGGGCGGTGGGATGGAACTGGTAGAACTCGAGGTCCTCGAGCGCCGCCCCGGCCCGCCAGGCGGCGGCGATCCCGTCCCCGGTGGAGACTTCCGGGGTGGTGGTGTGGGCGTAGAGCTGTCCAGCGCCGCCGGTGGCGAGCACCGTGGCACCGGCCCGCACCCGGCGGCGCGTCCCGTCGCCCGCCATCAGCTCGGCGCCCACCACGACCCCGCCCTCGACCAGCAGGTCCACCAGGGCGGTGCGCTCGGTCAGGGTGATCCGGCCGTCGCCGGCGGAGGCGGCGCGGCGCACGGCGGCGACCAGGGCGGCCTCGATCGCGGCGCCGGTGGCGTCCCCGCCGGCGTGCAGGATCCGGGGCCGGTCGTGGGCGCCCTCGAGGCCCAGGGCGAGTGCGCCGGAGTCCGTGCGATCGAACTCCACGCCGCGGTCCAGGAGGCTCTCGATCGCGGCGGGACCGCCCTCGCACAGCACCTGCACGGCCTCCGGATCGCCCAGCCCGGCGCCGGCGGCGAGGGTGTCCCGGGCGTGCGCGGCGGGGCTGTCGGCGGGGTCCACGGCACCTGCGATGCCGCCCTGGGCCCGCGCGGTCGCTCCCGCGGCGAGGTCGGCCTTGGTCACCACGAGCACCCGGGCCCGCTCGGAGGCGGCGAGCGCGGCGGTGAGCCCGGCGATGCCGGACCCGACCACCAGCACGTCGGTGCGCAGCTCCTCGAGGACGGCCATGCTCAGCGCTCCGCGGTGGGTCGCACGGGGGCGGGGCGCACGGCGAGCATCCGCTCGAGGGCCACCCGCGCGGGCTCGGCGACGTCGGGACCGACGGTGATGCGGTTGCGCACCTCGCCCTCCACGAGCGACTCGAGCACCCAGGCGAGATATCCGGGATGGATGCGATACATCGTCGAGCAGGGGCACACCACCGGATCCAGGCAGAAGATCGTGTGCTGGGGATGCTCGGCGGCCAGGCGCTGGACGAGGTTGATCTCGGTGCCGATCGCGAAGGTGGTGGGCTCGGTCGCCGCCTCGATTTCCTTGCGGATGTAGTCGGTGGACCCGGCCTCGTCGGCCGCATCGACCACGGGCATCGGGCATTCGGGGTGCACGATGACGCGCACGCCGGGGTGCTCGGCGCGGGCGCGGTCGATCTGGTCGGTGGTGAAGCGCTTGTGGACCGAGCAGAAGCCGTGCCACAGGATCACCTGCGCGGCCTGCAGGGTCTCCTCGTCGTTGCCGCCGAGGGGCCGGCGCGGGTTCCACATCGGCATCTGCTCGAGCGGGACGCCCATGGCCTTGGCGGTGTTGCGGCCCAGGTGCTGATCGGGGAAGAACAGCACCCGTCGGCCGCGCTCGAAGGCCCACTCGAGCACCGCGGAGGCGTTCGAGGAGGTGCACACGATCCCGCCGTGGCGGCCCACGAAACCCTTGATCGCGGCCGAGGAGTTCATGTAGGTCACGGGGATCACGGGCGCGAGCCCCTCCCCCTCGGCGCCCACCGCGCCCTGCTCCGCGGTCTCGTCGGCGTAGAGCTCCATCAGCTGCTCCCACGCCTCCTCGACCTGGTCGATGTCGGCCATGTCCGCCATCGAGCAGCCGGCGGCGAGGTTCGGGAGGATCACGGCCTGCTCGGGGGTCGA is part of the Brachybacterium ginsengisoli genome and encodes:
- a CDS encoding cysteine desulfurase family protein, producing MLYLDTAATTPVRREALEAAWPYLTGTFGNPSSHHAVGEAAAAGLADARRRVAAVLGVRRSDIVFTAGGTEAANLAIKGLALAAPRGKHLVTAATEHDAVLESIGFLERVHGFEVSPVPLAADGSVTVEALRSVLREDTTLVSLALANNEIGTVTDIRPLADLAHEAGALIHTDAVQAAGWIDLRDLGVDALTLSGHKVGAPKGIGLAMVRGRLPLEPVIHGGGQENARRSGTENVAFAVALAVALELAEAERTERAARVSPLRDLLLEAVLTARPDALLTGADPRRGDARLPGHLSFCLPGRSGESVLLDLAERGVIASSGSACAAGSDEPSHVLTALDIPRELAQSAVRCTLPGDLSPAQAEAAVAALVEVIAQGAVTD
- the nadB gene encoding L-aspartate oxidase, coding for MAVLEELRTDVLVVGSGIAGLTAALAASERARVLVVTKADLAAGATARAQGGIAGAVDPADSPAAHARDTLAAGAGLGDPEAVQVLCEGGPAAIESLLDRGVEFDRTDSGALALGLEGAHDRPRILHAGGDATGAAIEAALVAAVRRAASAGDGRITLTERTALVDLLVEGGVVVGAELMAGDGTRRRVRAGATVLATGGAGQLYAHTTTPEVSTGDGIAAAWRAGAALEDLEFYQFHPTALAVPGPLSSFLVSEAVRGEGALLRDEHGHRFLPAIDPRAELAPRDVVARAIAQVMAAQHGRPVLLDATGIGADRLRTRFPTIDAAVRRAGIDWSREPVPVTPAAHYWMGGIRTDLEGRTTLPGLFAAGECARSGVHGANRLASNSLLEGAVLGERTGAAAAAGAAEVPVVAIAPAPMTASPSAASTVGPPAATGRDWTRAALQELMWELVGPLRSGDGLAEAAARLAEWHSPDPDRLTTPEELEDRSLLDLARLLTAHALARPGSVGAHHRLDDPAADHPVTARPAADHPDRSLVLTPEAPAC
- the nadC gene encoding carboxylating nicotinate-nucleotide diphosphorylase, whose product is MLTTAQIDAVVAAALLEDAPWGDLTGEVFLPADAIAAAQLTAREDGVLAGIDVVAAAFRLADPATTLTPCAADGDRFAAGDVLAEVTGPARAVLRAERIALNLVQRMSGIATATRRMVDAVDGTGARITDTRKTTPGLRALERHAVRCGGGVNHRFSLSDAVMAKDNHLAVLQQQGLDLTEAILRARDRLGHTTVLEVEVDRPDQIEPVLAGGVDVIMLDNFSLADLVEGVRRVGGRAVVEASGTVTLETVRDIALTGVDVISSGALTHSARHLDLGLDMTVSAGR
- the nadA gene encoding quinolinate synthase NadA, producing the protein MTTTPARPTASVDLTLRAQNRGGAAAGCATTLLDAPWDVDARDPGYGPGASMDDAIPAAAPRQGEIPAEYREAGAEELDRRIRAAKAELGDRVVVLGHFYQRDEVIQYADYVGDSFQLATAAKARTEAEAIIFCGVHFMAETADLLSTPEQAVILPNLAAGCSMADMADIDQVEEAWEQLMELYADETAEQGAVGAEGEGLAPVIPVTYMNSSAAIKGFVGRHGGIVCTSSNASAVLEWAFERGRRVLFFPDQHLGRNTAKAMGVPLEQMPMWNPRRPLGGNDEETLQAAQVILWHGFCSVHKRFTTDQIDRARAEHPGVRVIVHPECPMPVVDAADEAGSTDYIRKEIEAATEPTTFAIGTEINLVQRLAAEHPQHTIFCLDPVVCPCSTMYRIHPGYLAWVLESLVEGEVRNRITVGPDVAEPARVALERMLAVRPAPVRPTAER